A part of Streptomyces sp. NBC_00557 genomic DNA contains:
- a CDS encoding LLM class flavin-dependent oxidoreductase — protein sequence MSATSSSAPSSPLHLAVALDGTGWHPASWREPVARPGELFTAGYWADLVAEAERGLIDFVTLEDGLGPQSSHPFDPDERTDQVRGRLDAVLIASRVAPLTRHIGLVPTVVVTHTEPFHISKAIATLDYVSTGRAGVRVQISARPHEAAHFGRRTVRRIEAYDSPAAQDLLTELFDEAADYVEVVRRLWDSWEDDAEIRDAATGRFIDRHKLHYIDFEGRHFSVKGPSITPRPPQGQPPVTALAHQTVPYRLLARQADIGYVTPHDADHARAIVAEIRAEQQAAGRAAEPLHVFGDLVVFLDGSRAEAEARRERLDALAGEPYTSDARVFTGTAAQLADELEELAAQGLTGFRLRPAVAGHDLPRVSRDLVPELQRRGRFRRAYEADTLRGLLGLARPANRYAAA from the coding sequence GTGTCCGCTACCTCCTCGTCAGCACCCTCCTCCCCACTGCACCTCGCCGTCGCCCTGGACGGCACCGGCTGGCACCCCGCGTCCTGGCGGGAGCCGGTCGCCCGCCCCGGTGAGCTGTTCACCGCCGGGTACTGGGCCGACCTGGTCGCCGAGGCCGAGCGCGGCCTGATCGACTTCGTCACCCTCGAGGACGGCCTCGGCCCGCAGTCCTCGCACCCGTTCGACCCCGACGAGCGCACCGACCAGGTGCGCGGCCGGCTCGACGCGGTGCTCATCGCCTCCCGCGTGGCCCCGCTCACCCGGCACATAGGCCTGGTCCCGACCGTGGTGGTCACGCACACCGAGCCGTTCCACATCTCCAAGGCCATCGCCACCCTCGACTACGTGAGCACCGGCCGCGCCGGTGTGCGGGTGCAGATCAGCGCCCGGCCGCACGAGGCCGCCCACTTCGGCCGCCGTACCGTCCGCCGGATCGAGGCCTACGACAGCCCGGCCGCGCAGGACCTGCTCACCGAACTGTTCGACGAGGCCGCCGACTACGTGGAAGTGGTGCGCCGGCTGTGGGACAGCTGGGAGGACGACGCGGAGATCCGGGACGCGGCCACGGGCCGCTTCATCGACCGGCACAAGCTGCACTACATCGACTTCGAGGGCCGCCACTTCAGCGTCAAGGGCCCCTCCATCACACCCCGCCCGCCCCAGGGCCAGCCCCCGGTGACCGCCCTCGCCCACCAGACCGTGCCGTACCGGCTTCTCGCCCGCCAGGCCGACATCGGCTACGTCACCCCGCACGACGCGGACCACGCCCGCGCGATCGTCGCCGAGATCCGCGCCGAGCAGCAGGCCGCCGGCCGGGCCGCCGAGCCGCTGCACGTCTTCGGCGACCTCGTCGTCTTCCTCGACGGCAGCCGGGCCGAGGCCGAGGCCCGGCGGGAGCGGCTGGACGCGCTCGCGGGGGAGCCGTACACGAGCGACGCCCGCGTCTTCACCGGTACGGCCGCCCAGCTCGCCGACGAACTGGAGGAGCTGGCCGCGCAGGGACTCACCGGGTTCCGGCTGCGGCCCGCCGTCGCCGGGCACGACCTGCCCCGCGTCAGCCGGGACCTGGTGCCCGAACTCCAGCGCCGGGGCCGCTTCCGGCGCGCCTACGAGGCGGACACCCTGCGCGGCCTGCTCGGCCTCGCCCGCCCCGCCAACCGCTACGCAGCAGCCTGA
- a CDS encoding putative leader peptide translates to MGGPRVVRRDDIREAAAHPARRARRTEVTAVPRALPQRAPRPYRSVRLTSRAHIDLQRVSAALCRR, encoded by the coding sequence GTGGGCGGCCCGCGCGTTGTGCGTCGTGACGACATCCGCGAGGCGGCCGCCCACCCGGCCCGCCGAGCCCGACGGACGGAGGTGACGGCCGTGCCCCGCGCACTCCCGCAGCGCGCCCCGCGCCCGTACCGCTCCGTCCGCCTGACATCCCGGGCGCACATAGACCTCCAGCGTGTGTCCGCCGCGCTCTGTCGCCGCTGA
- a CDS encoding LuxR family transcriptional regulator AbsR2 has protein sequence MRTYEQDAETLQLPWPFTGREEELELVRGSSAAGRPGIVVTGPAGHGKTRLITEAVRGTEHALVTGTPEAQGLPFAAFAHLLPDTVSLHHAVRTLSGVRLLVVDDAHLLDEASAALVHQLAVHGRTRLVVAAVDGVPAPAAVSRLWTGELLPRLALRPLPCEDVARMLGAAGLEPLTVRRLYRMCRGDLRLLRDLVAALGPAGLLRPVAGTEERAWRGALPVTAAVRERLAPVLDRSHPGERDILERLAFAEPLPLPLDDLDPAALDVLEALEADGLVHVDDETGDVTLAHPLHGPALRATTGRLRARRLAGAPVRYGPALEAERRLLLRRMERSDVRPAPTPVGEWLVAEGAYLPAGYAAVRARFARLRGELRDAAAWAREGLREAPGDAACLAELRRADGEVGDGGSDDVYGRYDAVRLGAPERVLGRLPAGSVFARHAEALARADGAGLDRVAEELEERGFLLFAAEARAQAARTHQDPRAARLSRTRAVALARRCQDARTPALAGLVLGELTARQRQIVTLAASGLSNREIAERLTLSVRTVGNHLYSAYSRLGTGDRGALPWLVDSPERASA, from the coding sequence GTGAGGACTTACGAGCAGGACGCCGAGACGCTTCAGCTGCCCTGGCCGTTCACCGGCCGGGAGGAGGAACTGGAACTGGTCCGCGGATCGTCGGCCGCCGGCCGGCCCGGCATCGTGGTCACCGGACCGGCCGGCCACGGCAAGACCCGGCTGATCACCGAGGCGGTCCGGGGCACCGAGCACGCCCTGGTCACCGGCACCCCCGAGGCCCAGGGCCTGCCCTTCGCGGCCTTCGCCCACCTGCTGCCCGACACCGTCTCACTGCACCACGCGGTACGGACGCTGTCCGGCGTCCGGCTCCTCGTCGTGGACGACGCCCATCTGCTGGACGAGGCCTCCGCCGCCCTCGTGCACCAGCTCGCGGTGCACGGCCGGACCCGGCTGGTCGTGGCCGCGGTGGACGGCGTGCCCGCGCCCGCCGCGGTGTCCCGGCTGTGGACCGGCGAGCTGCTGCCCCGGCTGGCCCTGAGGCCGCTGCCCTGCGAGGACGTCGCCCGCATGCTCGGCGCGGCCGGCCTCGAACCGCTCACCGTGCGCCGGCTGTACCGGATGTGCCGGGGCGATCTGCGGCTGCTGCGCGACCTGGTCGCCGCGCTCGGCCCGGCCGGACTACTGCGCCCCGTGGCCGGTACCGAGGAGCGGGCCTGGCGGGGCGCGCTGCCCGTCACCGCGGCGGTACGGGAGCGGCTCGCGCCCGTGCTCGACCGTTCCCACCCCGGGGAGCGGGACATCCTCGAGCGCCTCGCGTTCGCCGAGCCGCTGCCGTTGCCGCTGGACGACCTCGACCCGGCGGCCCTGGACGTCCTGGAGGCCCTCGAGGCGGACGGCCTGGTCCACGTCGACGACGAGACCGGCGACGTCACCCTCGCCCATCCCCTGCACGGGCCGGCCCTGCGCGCCACGACCGGCAGGCTGCGCGCCCGGCGGCTGGCCGGCGCGCCGGTCCGGTACGGCCCGGCCCTGGAGGCCGAACGCCGGCTGCTCCTGCGGCGGATGGAGCGGTCCGACGTCCGCCCGGCCCCGACACCGGTGGGGGAGTGGCTGGTCGCGGAGGGCGCGTACCTGCCCGCCGGGTACGCCGCCGTCCGCGCCCGGTTCGCACGGCTGCGCGGCGAGCTGCGGGACGCCGCCGCGTGGGCCCGGGAGGGGCTGAGGGAGGCGCCGGGAGACGCGGCCTGCCTCGCGGAACTCCGCCGGGCGGACGGGGAGGTGGGCGACGGCGGCAGTGACGACGTGTACGGCCGGTACGACGCCGTACGCCTCGGCGCGCCCGAACGGGTCCTGGGGCGGCTGCCGGCCGGCAGCGTGTTCGCGCGGCACGCGGAGGCCCTGGCGCGGGCGGACGGAGCCGGTCTCGACAGGGTCGCCGAGGAGCTGGAGGAGCGGGGGTTCCTGCTGTTCGCGGCCGAGGCGCGGGCGCAGGCCGCGCGGACGCACCAGGATCCGCGGGCCGCGCGTCTCTCCCGCACGCGGGCGGTCGCGCTCGCGCGGCGCTGCCAGGACGCCCGCACACCGGCGCTGGCGGGACTCGTCCTCGGTGAACTCACGGCCCGGCAGCGGCAGATCGTGACGCTGGCGGCGTCCGGGCTGAGCAACCGGGAGATCGCCGAGCGGCTCACGCTGTCCGTACGGACGGTGGGCAACCATCTGTACAGCGCCTACAGCCGTCTCGGAACCGGTGACCGGGGCGCCCTGCCCTGGCTGGTGGACTCGCCGGAGCGGGCGTCGGCGTGA
- a CDS encoding NtaA/DmoA family FMN-dependent monooxygenase (This protein belongs to a clade of FMN-dependent monooxygenases, within a broader family of flavin-dependent oxidoreductases, the luciferase-like monooxygenase (LMM) family, some of whose members use coenzyme F420 rather than FMN.), translated as MSKPLKQIHLAAHFPGVNNTTVWSDPAAGSHIEFSSFVHFAQTAERAKFDFLFLAEGLRLREQGGEIYDLDVVGRPDTFTVLAALAAVTERLGLTGTINSTFNEPYEVARQFASLDHLSGGRSAWNVVTSWDAFTGENFRRGGFLPQEERYSRAKEFLATANELFDSWRGDEILADRATGTFLRDARAGAFVHRGQHFDIHGRFNVPRSPQGRPVIFQAGDSDEGREFAASSADAIFSRHATLKEGQAFYRDVKSRLAAYGRRPDQLLILPAATFVLGDTDQEAAELAREVRRQQVSGATAIKHLEFVWNRDLSAYDPEGPLPDVDPVVSEEHISRGRAQVRMYRDPIAVAREWRQLAEANKWSIRDLVINTGNRQTFVGSPATVAQSIDDFVQADAADGFILVPHITPGGLDPFADKVVPLLQERGVFRADYTGTTLRDHLGLDHPDAAAHAPAERVAS; from the coding sequence ATGAGCAAGCCGCTGAAGCAGATCCACCTGGCCGCGCACTTCCCCGGCGTCAACAACACCACCGTGTGGAGCGACCCGGCCGCCGGCAGCCACATCGAGTTCAGCTCCTTCGTGCACTTCGCGCAGACCGCCGAACGCGCCAAGTTCGACTTCCTGTTCCTCGCCGAAGGGCTCAGGCTGCGCGAACAGGGCGGCGAGATCTACGATCTCGACGTCGTCGGCCGCCCGGACACCTTCACCGTGCTGGCCGCCCTCGCCGCCGTCACCGAACGGCTGGGCCTGACCGGAACCATCAACTCCACCTTCAACGAGCCCTACGAGGTCGCCCGCCAGTTCGCGAGCCTCGACCACCTCTCCGGCGGCCGCTCCGCCTGGAACGTCGTCACCTCCTGGGACGCCTTCACCGGCGAGAACTTCCGCCGCGGCGGCTTCCTGCCGCAGGAGGAGCGCTACTCCCGCGCCAAGGAGTTCCTCGCCACCGCGAACGAGCTCTTCGACTCCTGGCGCGGCGACGAGATCCTCGCCGACCGCGCCACCGGCACCTTCCTGCGGGACGCCAGGGCCGGCGCCTTCGTGCACCGGGGGCAGCACTTCGACATCCACGGACGGTTCAACGTCCCGCGTTCCCCGCAGGGCCGCCCGGTGATCTTCCAGGCCGGCGACTCCGACGAGGGCCGCGAGTTCGCCGCGTCCAGCGCCGACGCCATCTTCAGCCGGCACGCGACCCTGAAGGAGGGCCAGGCCTTCTACCGGGACGTCAAGTCCCGGCTCGCCGCGTACGGCCGCCGCCCCGACCAGTTGCTCATCCTGCCCGCCGCGACCTTCGTCCTCGGCGACACCGACCAGGAGGCCGCCGAACTCGCCCGCGAGGTGCGCCGGCAGCAGGTCAGCGGGGCCACCGCCATCAAGCACCTGGAGTTCGTGTGGAACCGCGACCTGTCGGCGTACGACCCGGAGGGCCCGCTGCCCGACGTCGACCCCGTGGTGAGCGAGGAGCACATATCCCGGGGCCGCGCCCAGGTGCGGATGTACCGGGACCCGATCGCCGTCGCCCGTGAGTGGCGGCAGCTCGCCGAGGCCAACAAGTGGTCCATCCGCGACCTGGTCATCAACACCGGCAACCGGCAGACCTTCGTCGGCTCCCCGGCCACCGTCGCGCAGAGCATCGACGACTTCGTGCAGGCCGACGCGGCCGACGGCTTCATCCTGGTCCCGCACATCACGCCCGGCGGCCTCGACCCCTTCGCCGACAAGGTCGTCCCGCTGCTCCAGGAGCGCGGCGTGTTCCGCGCCGACTACACGGGCACGACCCTGCGCGACCACCTCGGCCTCGACCACCCCGACGCCGCCGCGCACGCCCCGGCCGAGCGGGTCGCGTCCTGA
- a CDS encoding CHAT domain-containing protein produces the protein MRHVTAGSDSVLELLPLVFADPGAARSRAEQVLRAAPPPLHASVAHQVLGIWQRDFGDLRISLRHLRRARDLAARADSADREADVLATLGVALVHAGRTRQGLTSFERGVARGSGHTRARVLFRRAYVWWVLGRHREALEDVRRALPVLRQAGDDIWTARALTLRATVHLALGAVDRAVADFTAAERLWDTTGQEHDKADAVESRGLAAFRSGDIPAALRLLDEAEERYAKLGTPTYMLSLRRCEVLMAAGLAPEALAEADATIALLDRIGGQSTRKAELLLAAARAARSARDPDTAAARAAVAVRLFAAQRRPWWETHARLVLLEARAAAGRRSGRLVADAAAVAEKLASFGSPAAPEASLLAGRVALALGRPAEAERHLAAAARSRYGGPPPARVTGWAAQALRARAAGSRRGVLEACRRGLDVLDDHRTTLGASELRAHATAQGAELAALAQEVSLAHGSPRRLLQWSERWRATVLSAPPTRPPADPELLGVLTAYREIAARAEEARMEGRPVPALEREQRRLEREIRSRIHRMRGSAPHEGDGFDVARLLDRLGEARLVELAVVDGRVHVLLCGQGRVRRFTGGPLAQAVAEAEYVQAGLRRLAHPGAEARLPLVEAAGLRLQELLLAGAADHLGPGPVVIVPPGALHRVPWALLPALRDRVLSVSPSAGSWLRARETEPPPGGRQVLVRGPGLATGGAEVPELAGRYGAATVLEGDDAQVPRVLEHLDGAALAHLAAHGTFRADSPLFSALRMADGPLIVHDFERLARSPYRIILSSCDTARLASVGADELLGLVTALLPLGTAGVVASSAPVNDAAVVPLMLALHKGLDAGLSLAEALRDARTALPGDSVHQATGWAFAAFGAA, from the coding sequence ATGCGACACGTGACGGCGGGAAGCGACTCGGTCCTCGAACTTCTGCCCCTGGTGTTCGCCGACCCGGGCGCGGCCCGATCCCGCGCGGAGCAGGTGCTGCGGGCCGCTCCGCCGCCGCTGCACGCGAGCGTCGCCCACCAGGTCCTCGGCATCTGGCAGCGGGACTTCGGCGACCTGCGGATCTCGCTGCGGCATCTGCGGCGGGCCCGGGACCTGGCCGCGCGCGCCGACTCGGCGGACCGCGAGGCGGATGTGCTCGCCACGCTCGGGGTCGCACTGGTGCACGCGGGGCGCACACGGCAGGGGCTCACCTCCTTCGAGCGCGGGGTGGCGCGGGGCAGCGGGCACACCCGCGCCCGGGTGCTGTTCCGGCGGGCGTACGTGTGGTGGGTGCTGGGGCGTCACCGGGAGGCGCTGGAGGACGTACGCCGGGCGCTGCCCGTGCTGCGGCAGGCCGGCGACGACATCTGGACCGCGCGGGCGCTGACCCTGCGGGCCACCGTCCATCTCGCGCTCGGCGCGGTGGACCGGGCGGTCGCCGACTTCACGGCGGCGGAGCGGCTGTGGGACACCACCGGCCAGGAGCACGACAAGGCCGACGCGGTGGAGAGCCGCGGGCTCGCCGCGTTCCGCTCCGGTGACATCCCGGCGGCGCTGCGCCTGCTGGACGAGGCCGAGGAACGGTACGCCAAGCTCGGCACCCCCACCTACATGCTGTCGCTGCGCCGCTGCGAGGTGCTGATGGCGGCCGGACTCGCCCCGGAGGCGCTGGCCGAGGCGGACGCGACGATCGCGCTGCTGGACCGGATCGGCGGCCAGTCCACCCGGAAGGCCGAGCTGCTGCTGGCCGCCGCGCGGGCCGCCCGCTCGGCCCGGGACCCGGACACCGCCGCGGCCCGCGCCGCCGTCGCCGTACGGCTGTTCGCGGCGCAGCGTCGGCCGTGGTGGGAGACCCATGCCCGGCTGGTGCTCCTGGAGGCGCGGGCCGCGGCCGGGCGCCGCTCGGGGCGGCTGGTCGCGGACGCGGCGGCCGTCGCGGAGAAGCTGGCCTCGTTCGGCTCGCCGGCCGCACCGGAGGCGTCCCTGCTCGCGGGCCGGGTCGCGCTCGCACTGGGCCGGCCGGCCGAGGCCGAACGGCATCTGGCGGCGGCCGCGCGCAGCCGGTACGGCGGGCCGCCGCCGGCCCGGGTGACGGGCTGGGCGGCACAGGCCCTCAGGGCGCGCGCGGCCGGGTCCCGGCGGGGCGTGCTGGAGGCGTGCCGGCGCGGTCTGGACGTGCTCGACGACCACCGGACGACGCTCGGCGCCTCGGAGCTGCGGGCGCACGCCACCGCGCAGGGCGCCGAACTGGCCGCGCTCGCCCAGGAGGTGAGCCTCGCCCACGGCTCACCGCGCCGGCTGCTGCAGTGGAGCGAGCGGTGGCGGGCGACCGTGCTGTCCGCGCCGCCCACCCGGCCGCCCGCCGACCCGGAGCTGCTCGGTGTGCTGACCGCCTACCGGGAGATCGCCGCCCGCGCCGAGGAGGCCCGGATGGAGGGCCGTCCGGTGCCGGCGCTGGAGCGCGAACAGCGGCGCCTGGAGCGGGAGATCCGCTCCCGCATCCACCGCATGCGCGGCTCGGCCCCGCACGAGGGCGACGGCTTCGACGTGGCCCGGCTGCTGGACCGGCTCGGCGAGGCGCGGCTGGTGGAACTCGCCGTGGTCGACGGGCGGGTGCACGTCCTGCTGTGCGGGCAGGGCCGGGTCCGGCGGTTCACCGGCGGCCCGCTCGCCCAGGCGGTCGCCGAGGCGGAGTACGTACAGGCCGGGCTGCGGCGCCTGGCACACCCCGGCGCCGAGGCCCGGCTGCCGCTGGTGGAGGCCGCCGGGCTGCGGCTGCAGGAGCTGCTGCTGGCCGGGGCGGCGGACCATCTCGGCCCGGGGCCCGTGGTGATCGTGCCGCCGGGGGCGCTGCACCGGGTGCCGTGGGCGCTGCTGCCCGCGCTGCGGGACCGGGTGCTCAGCGTCTCGCCGTCGGCGGGCAGCTGGCTGCGGGCCCGCGAGACCGAGCCGCCGCCGGGCGGCCGGCAGGTGCTGGTGCGCGGGCCGGGCCTCGCGACCGGCGGCGCGGAGGTGCCGGAACTGGCCGGCCGGTACGGCGCCGCGACGGTCCTCGAGGGCGACGACGCCCAGGTCCCGCGCGTGCTGGAGCACCTTGACGGCGCGGCGCTGGCGCACCTGGCGGCGCACGGCACGTTCCGCGCCGACAGCCCGCTGTTCTCCGCCCTGCGCATGGCCGACGGCCCGCTGATCGTGCACGACTTCGAACGGCTCGCCCGCAGCCCGTACCGGATCATCCTCTCCAGCTGCGACACCGCCCGCCTCGCCTCCGTCGGCGCCGACGAACTCCTCGGCCTGGTCACCGCGTTGCTGCCGCTGGGCACGGCCGGGGTGGTGGCGAGCAGCGCGCCGGTCAACGACGCGGCGGTGGTGCCGCTGATGCTCGCGCTCCACAAGGGCCTGGACGCGGGCCTGTCGCTGGCGGAGGCGCTCCGGGACGCCCGCACCGCCCTGCCGGGCGACTCCGTCCACCAGGCGACGGGCTGGGCGTTCGCGGCGTTCGGGGCCGCGTGA